One region of Diabrotica undecimpunctata isolate CICGRU chromosome 6, icDiaUnde3, whole genome shotgun sequence genomic DNA includes:
- the LOC140442861 gene encoding uncharacterized protein, giving the protein MKISYTVIVIFNFALLVFGVSIEETNDGNAQHKSWTKLQNCGTEILLQLVDTANDIKKVDIIPGISLVSTVGNARTAKDLVYPYNSSDLPTDPIERKKELTDLLIKSIQRLFSTKILQLRLPNYTTANISQSLDEARGKTKRMSNPWMLGVGVMALTLTPLLLGGLTLLSVKALVISKIALFIILVVQFFLSGSQIPSPTYFGYGHGFSTLPYPYIPTTNQGGVNSLGGWNSNGGWSQDKSYNLR; this is encoded by the exons GTTTCGATAGAAGAAACTAATGATGGGAATGCCCAGCACAAAAGCTGGACTAAACTTCAAAACTGCGGCACTGAAATATTACTACAACTTGTAGATACTGCAAatgatattaaaaaagtagatatAATTCCTGGAATAAGTCTGGTTAG CACTGTTGGTAATGCTAGGACAGCGAAAGATTTGGTATATCCATACAACTCTTCAGACCTACCTACTGATCCTATTGAAAGAAAAAAAGAACTTACAGATTTGCTCATTAAATCAATTCAAAGACTTTTTTCTACGAAAATTCTTCAACTACGACTCCCAAATTATACGACAGCAAATATTTCACAATCTTTAGATGAAG CTAGAGGTAAAACGAAGAGAATGTCAAACCCTTGGATGCTTGGCGTAGGTGTAATGGCCCTAACTCTAACTCCTCTCTTACTTGGAGGACTTACGTTGCTTTCAGTTAAAGCTTTAGTCATATCAAAAATAGCTTTGTTTATTATACTGGTGGTTCAATTCTTCTTATCGGGAAGCCAG ATTCCATCACCTACATATTTTGGCTACGGACATGGATTTTCCACTCTCCCTTATCCATATATACCCACTACTAATCAAGGAGGAGTGAATTCTTTAGGAGGTTGGAATTCCAATGGTGGATGGAGCCAGGATAAAAGTTACAATCTTAGATAA